One region of Phoenix dactylifera cultivar Barhee BC4 unplaced genomic scaffold, palm_55x_up_171113_PBpolish2nd_filt_p 001407F, whole genome shotgun sequence genomic DNA includes:
- the LOC103697306 gene encoding aspartic proteinase nepenthesin-2: protein MEQSHILQLLVLLVMFFLASQVYSEPRGLRVDLIHVDSKGNYSKLELLQRAALRSNHRMARLIAKTTKAVDSGSKVQAPVHAGNGEFLMDLAIGTPSLPFPAILDTGSDLIWTQCKPCTDCFEQPTPLFDPLRSSTFSRIPCSSDLCQALPTSTCKSDCNYLYSYGDSSSTQGVLASETFAFGSTAVSDIAFGCGDANQGAGFSQGSGLVGLGRGPLSLISQLGLGKFSYCLTSLDESKKSPLLFGSLADLGGGAEKVQSIPLVKNPSQPSFYYLTLKGITVGSINLQIPSSTFELQDDGTGGLIIDSGTSITYLELAGYKMVRKAFLSQMQLPVADGTDISLDLCFSLPSDSSTVEVPKLKFHFDGADLDLPADNYMIVDSSTGLLCLTVMPSHGMSILGNFQQQNMQILYDLENEKLSFIPTQCDQL, encoded by the coding sequence ATGGAGCAATCCCACATCCTCCAGCTTCTAGTACTGCTTGTTATGTTCTTTTTGGCCTCCCAAGTCTATTCCGAGCCAAGAGGCCTTCGCGTCGATCTAATCCATGTCGATTCGAAGGGCAATTACTCCAAGCTTGAGCTGCTGCAACGTGCAGCCCTGCGGAGCAACCACAGAATGGCAAGGTTGATAGCAAAGACGACAAAGGCTGTGGATTCGGGAAGCAAAGTCCAAGCACCAGTCCACGCAGGCAATGGGGAGTTCTTGATGGACTTGGCCATTGGCACTCCTAGCCTGCCTTTCCCTGCCATCCTTGACACGGGAAGCGACCTCATATGGACGCAGTGCAAGCCTTGCACCGACTGCTTCGAGCAGCCTACTCCATTGTTTGATCCGTTGAGGTCATCCACATTCTCTAGGATTCCTTGCTCTAGCGATCTCTGCCAGGCTCTTCCTACTTCCACATGCAAATCCGACTGCAACTACCTATACTCTTATGGAGACTCCTCATCAACCCAAGGTGTTCTGGCAAGCGAGACCTTCGCCTTTGGGTCTACAGCAGTTTCGGACATCGCGTTCGGATGTGGCGACGCAAACCAAGGCGCTGGGTTCTCGCAGGGCTCTGGTCTTGTTGGACTCGGGCGTGGACCCTTGTCCCTGATATCCCAACTAGGCCTCGGCAAGTTCTCGTACTGCCTCACATCTTTAGACGAATCTAAGAAGAGCCCTCTTTTATTTGGCTCTCTAGCCGATTTGGGTGGGGGTGCAGAGAAAGTTCAATCCATACCGCTAGTCAAAAACCCTTCTCAGCCATCCTTCTACTATCTCACTCTAAAAGGGATAACAGTTGGATCAATCAATCTACAAATCCCAAGCTCAACTTTTGAACTGCAAGATGATGGGACTGGTGGCCTGATCATAGACTCCGGTACCTCCATCACCTACTTGGAATTGGCTGGATACAAGATGGTGAGGAAGGCTTTCCTGTCTCAGATGCAATTGCCGGTCGCAGACGGCACCGATATCAGTCTCGATCTTTGTTTCTCACTGCCATCCGATTCATCAACTGTGGAGGTTCCAAAACTTAAATTCCACTTTGATGGTGCTGATTTGGATTTACCGGCAGATAACTACATGATAGTTGATTCAAGCACCGGTTTGCTATGCTTAACAGTTATGCCGTCTCATGGAATGTCAATATTGGGCAACTTCCAGCAGCAGAACATGCAAATTCTATATGATTTGGAGAATGAGAAGTTATCTTTCATTCCAACTCAATGCGATCAGCTGTGA